Proteins found in one Puniceicoccaceae bacterium genomic segment:
- the rplW gene encoding 50S ribosomal protein L23 encodes MINASKVLKESIVTEKATALSANNNQYSFEVYPDADKKDVAAAVEQLFKVEVVRVNILNTKSVKKRSRYNRNQMGTKRGMKKAIVTLKQGSAIELV; translated from the coding sequence ATGATCAATGCTTCAAAAGTTCTCAAAGAATCGATTGTGACCGAAAAAGCGACCGCGCTTTCGGCGAATAACAATCAGTATTCCTTCGAAGTATATCCCGATGCTGACAAGAAAGACGTCGCTGCTGCAGTTGAACAGCTGTTCAAGGTAGAGGTCGTCCGCGTCAACATCCTCAATACCAAGTCCGTTAAGAAGCGCAGCCGGTACAATCGCAACCAGATGGGCACCAAGCGCGGAATGAAAAAAGCAATCGTCACGCTCAAGCAGGGTAGTGCGATCGAATTGGTCTGA
- the rplD gene encoding 50S ribosomal protein L4: MKFKCYTPDASSSSDKEVAEWPVLEGDKGAHALRQYVLAVRNNQRQGTASTKTRAEVSGTGKKPFRQKGTGGARQGSRRTVIWRKGGVVFGPKPRDYSEKVNRKVKLLALKRALFERASDGRIDLIESLQTDEIKTKVMNQIISKIAPDGKVLLIDDTFDAKTALSVRNIERVGMVDPASLNPLDLLAYQRIIITEKGTDSLIARIKGAES, encoded by the coding sequence ATGAAATTTAAATGTTACACACCGGACGCTTCCAGTTCCTCCGACAAGGAGGTCGCAGAATGGCCTGTTCTTGAGGGAGACAAAGGAGCACACGCCCTTCGTCAGTATGTGCTGGCGGTGCGCAATAATCAGCGCCAGGGAACGGCTTCGACGAAGACTCGTGCGGAAGTCAGCGGCACAGGTAAAAAACCCTTTCGTCAAAAGGGAACGGGTGGTGCCCGTCAGGGATCCCGCCGCACCGTTATCTGGAGAAAAGGTGGCGTTGTGTTTGGGCCCAAGCCCCGCGACTACTCCGAAAAGGTGAACCGCAAGGTGAAACTGCTGGCACTCAAGCGTGCTCTCTTTGAGCGTGCAAGCGACGGACGTATCGACCTGATCGAGAGCCTCCAGACGGATGAGATTAAGACGAAGGTGATGAATCAAATCATCTCGAAAATCGCACCGGATGGTAAGGTATTGCTGATTGACGATACTTTTGATGCCAAAACGGCGCTTTCCGTTCGCAACATTGAACGCGTTGGCATGGTGGATCCGGCAAGTTTGAATCCGTTGGATCTGCTGGCATACCAGCGAATTATCATCACTGAAAAAGGGACCGATTCGTTGATCGCCCGCATCAAAGGAGCCGAATCATGA
- the rplB gene encoding 50S ribosomal protein L2: MALIETKPVTPSQRFYVHNRSEVAKKRPEKALTESNHRKKGRNTYGRITSRRRGGGHKRLYRIIDFRRARHDEVAEVIAIEYDPNRSSNIALVQYPDGEKAYIIAADGVKVGSKLVSSNKKVDVEVGNCMPLRFIPPATRIHCVELLPGKGAQLARSAGNAAQLVNIDGKKAIIKLPSGEVRMVNADCKATIGSVGNSQHQNATIGKAGRNRWLGRRPRVRGVAMNPVDHPMGGGEGRTSGGGHPMSPWGQLAKGYPTRSRSNPSNSQILVRRNGRKFSR; the protein is encoded by the coding sequence ATGGCTTTAATTGAAACAAAACCTGTAACTCCCAGTCAGCGCTTTTACGTGCACAACCGATCTGAGGTTGCAAAGAAGCGCCCGGAGAAAGCACTGACCGAGAGCAATCATCGGAAAAAGGGTCGAAATACCTATGGTCGTATCACTTCCCGTCGTCGCGGAGGTGGGCACAAGCGCCTTTACCGTATCATCGACTTTCGACGTGCACGCCACGATGAAGTTGCAGAGGTGATTGCGATTGAATACGATCCGAATCGTTCTTCCAACATTGCCCTCGTGCAGTATCCTGACGGAGAAAAAGCCTACATTATCGCTGCAGACGGCGTGAAGGTAGGGTCAAAGCTCGTCAGTTCCAACAAGAAGGTAGACGTTGAAGTCGGCAATTGCATGCCGTTGCGCTTCATTCCACCTGCAACCAGGATCCACTGTGTGGAATTGCTCCCAGGCAAGGGCGCCCAGTTGGCGCGATCTGCAGGAAATGCTGCCCAGCTGGTAAACATTGATGGTAAAAAGGCCATCATCAAGCTTCCCTCTGGAGAAGTTCGCATGGTCAATGCAGACTGCAAGGCGACCATCGGAAGTGTTGGCAACAGCCAGCACCAGAATGCAACGATTGGCAAAGCCGGACGCAACCGCTGGCTGGGACGTCGCCCCCGTGTCCGTGGGGTAGCCATGAATCCGGTCGATCACCCGATGGGTGGTGGAGAAGGAAGAACTTCGGGTGGTGGTCATCCGATGTCACCGTGGGGTCAACTGGCAAAGGGATATCCAACCCGCAGCCGCTCCAACCCGAGCAACAGTCAAATTCTGGTCCGTCGCAACGGCCGGAAGTTCAGTCGATAA
- the rplV gene encoding 50S ribosomal protein L22, which translates to MEIRALTKYSRISPKKAREITRVIQGRNASEAVDLLKFIPRKSARLVSKTLQSAIANAENNANLSADALTIKSAIVNEGPALKRFRPAARGSAHPYKKRMSHIQIVLSDS; encoded by the coding sequence ATGGAAATAAGAGCACTTACCAAGTATTCCCGGATTTCTCCGAAGAAGGCTCGTGAAATCACCCGTGTGATTCAGGGAAGGAATGCATCGGAAGCAGTGGATTTGTTGAAGTTCATTCCTCGCAAATCAGCTCGACTGGTGTCGAAGACCCTGCAGTCTGCGATCGCAAACGCCGAGAACAATGCAAACCTGTCGGCTGATGCGCTGACCATCAAATCCGCGATTGTGAATGAAGGCCCCGCGCTTAAGCGTTTTCGCCCGGCAGCGAGAGGTTCGGCTCATCCATACAAGAAGCGCATGAGTCACATTCAAATCGTTCTTTCTGATTCATAA
- the rplC gene encoding 50S ribosomal protein L3, whose protein sequence is MNVSLLGTKIGMTQVFDENNRLHPVTVVQVGPCPVTQVKTAEKDGYNAVQIGFKEQKDSRLNKAKLGHLSKAKQSGLVHLQEFRVDDASGVNVGDVLTAESFKAGQMIDVIGTSKGRGFQGVVKRYNFGGGPASHGSMFHRRGGSFGMCQWPGHIIKGKKMPGHMGDVRRTVQNLQVVKVLPEKNLILVRGSVPGSNGSLVTVRTAVKNRNKQVA, encoded by the coding sequence ATGAACGTAAGTCTATTAGGTACAAAAATAGGTATGACTCAGGTGTTTGACGAAAACAATCGTCTGCACCCTGTCACTGTTGTCCAAGTTGGACCTTGCCCCGTCACGCAGGTGAAGACCGCAGAAAAAGATGGGTATAACGCAGTCCAGATCGGATTTAAGGAACAGAAGGACAGTCGCCTCAATAAGGCGAAGTTGGGTCACCTCTCAAAAGCGAAGCAGAGTGGGTTGGTTCACTTGCAGGAATTTCGCGTTGACGACGCCAGTGGCGTAAACGTGGGTGATGTGCTCACGGCTGAGTCGTTCAAGGCCGGACAGATGATCGATGTCATCGGTACCTCAAAGGGACGTGGTTTTCAGGGCGTTGTGAAGCGCTACAATTTTGGTGGAGGACCCGCCAGTCACGGTTCGATGTTTCACCGACGTGGTGGTTCTTTCGGAATGTGCCAGTGGCCTGGACACATCATCAAGGGAAAAAAGATGCCCGGACACATGGGGGATGTGCGTCGCACCGTTCAGAACCTTCAGGTTGTAAAAGTGCTGCCGGAGAAGAATCTGATTCTGGTTCGCGGTAGTGTTCCTGGTTCAAACGGTTCGTTGGTTACCGTGCGCACAGCAGTGAAGAACCGGAACAAGCAGGTTGCATAA
- the rpsJ gene encoding 30S ribosomal protein S10, with translation MKQARIRIRLKGFDYRVIDQSSSEIVETAKRSGARVAGPIPLPTRIEKFTVHRSPHVDKKSMDQFEIRTHKRMIDIIEPTAATVDELKKLNLPAGVDITINV, from the coding sequence ATGAAACAAGCAAGAATCCGTATCAGACTCAAAGGTTTTGACTATCGCGTGATCGATCAGTCATCGAGTGAAATCGTCGAGACCGCCAAGCGGTCCGGTGCTCGTGTGGCGGGACCGATTCCGTTGCCGACCCGCATCGAAAAATTCACTGTACACCGCTCACCTCACGTGGACAAGAAATCGATGGATCAGTTCGAGATCCGCACGCACAAGCGCATGATCGATATCATCGAACCGACAGCGGCCACCGTGGATGAGCTGAAGAAGCTCAACCTGCCAGCGGGTGTCGATATCACCATCAATGTCTGA
- the rpsS gene encoding 30S ribosomal protein S19 — MSRSIKKGFFVDPGLMKKVLEAQETNSRKPIQTWSRRSTITPDFVGLNINVHNGHKFLTVYVTENMVGHKLGEFALTRTFKGHSPHTHK; from the coding sequence ATGTCTAGATCAATCAAAAAAGGATTCTTTGTTGACCCGGGACTGATGAAAAAAGTCCTCGAGGCCCAGGAGACGAACTCTCGCAAACCGATTCAGACCTGGTCCCGGCGTTCGACCATCACTCCGGATTTTGTGGGATTGAACATCAATGTTCACAACGGCCACAAGTTTCTGACCGTGTATGTGACTGAAAACATGGTAGGGCACAAACTCGGTGAGTTTGCACTCACCCGAACCTTCAAGGGTCACAGCCCGCACACTCACAAATAA